In Zobellia roscoffensis, the following are encoded in one genomic region:
- a CDS encoding amidohydrolase family protein translates to MKLKINMILFLLASHFLAAQEMGFEEYNPKSTLVVPVHEVKKAKYPFIDIHSHQRNMSARSLKGLLKDMDAMNEAIMVNLSGGSGSKLAESVDNIAENYPNRFVVFANVDFDGTGKPGWIEKTVAQLEADIKKGARGLKVFKSLGLRNIDSNGERLAVDDARLDLIWKKCGELGVPVLIHSADPKSFWDDMNSDNERWLELKTHSRRKRSDTDPAPWQQIIDEQHNMFKKHPNTKFINAHMGWYANDLKQLSSYLDDMPNMYVGIAAVIAELGRQPQNAHDFFIKYQDRILFGKDSWKPEEFPTYFRVLETNDEYFPYYKKYHAFWAMYGLNLPDDVLKKVYYKNALNLVPGLDKSLFPKE, encoded by the coding sequence ATGAAATTGAAAATTAATATGATCTTATTCCTATTAGCGAGCCACTTTTTGGCAGCTCAAGAAATGGGCTTTGAAGAGTACAATCCAAAATCTACCTTGGTTGTTCCGGTACATGAGGTGAAAAAAGCGAAATATCCCTTTATAGATATTCATAGTCATCAAAGAAACATGAGTGCGCGAAGCCTTAAAGGTTTGTTGAAAGATATGGATGCCATGAATGAAGCTATTATGGTAAACTTAAGTGGAGGCTCTGGGAGTAAATTAGCGGAAAGTGTAGATAATATCGCTGAAAATTATCCGAATAGATTTGTCGTTTTTGCTAATGTAGATTTTGATGGCACTGGAAAACCAGGGTGGATTGAAAAGACCGTTGCTCAATTGGAAGCAGATATTAAAAAAGGGGCCCGGGGTCTAAAGGTTTTTAAAAGCTTAGGACTAAGAAATATAGATAGTAATGGTGAAAGATTGGCGGTAGATGATGCTCGTTTAGATCTTATTTGGAAAAAATGTGGGGAATTAGGTGTTCCTGTGTTGATTCATTCTGCCGACCCAAAATCTTTTTGGGACGATATGAATTCGGATAATGAACGTTGGTTGGAATTGAAAACACATTCACGTAGAAAGCGATCAGATACGGACCCTGCTCCTTGGCAACAAATCATTGATGAGCAACATAACATGTTTAAAAAACATCCCAATACAAAGTTCATTAATGCCCATATGGGTTGGTACGCAAATGATTTAAAGCAATTAAGTAGTTATTTAGATGACATGCCTAATATGTATGTTGGTATTGCTGCGGTAATAGCTGAATTAGGTCGTCAGCCACAGAATGCACATGACTTTTTTATAAAATACCAAGACCGGATTCTATTTGGAAAAGATAGCTGGAAACCAGAGGAGTTTCCAACCTACTTTAGAGTATTGGAAACCAATGACGAGTATTTTCCTTATTACAAGAAATATCATGCTTTCTGGGCTATGTATGGATTAAATTTACCTGATGACGTGTTGAAAAAAGTATATTATAAGAATGCTCTGAACTTGGTTCCGGGCTTAGATAAAAGTCTGTTTCCTAAGGAGTAG
- a CDS encoding nucleotidyltransferase family protein encodes MKKKQHHIALIILAAGASIRMGKPKQLLPWKNTTLLGHAIQTAKSSNAIKVVVVLGAHADLIKLNVKEEVVFVENTSWQSGLGTSVTVGTEWLLQADIEFQGILIMLADQPLIDPEYLNKLIAISEQNPDKIIASAYKKRSGVPAIFPKTYADALLKLNEDFGAKHLLEQEQRNVITVPAAHRIVDIDTQNDYEQLKTRNEIEN; translated from the coding sequence ATGAAGAAAAAACAGCACCATATTGCCCTTATAATATTGGCAGCTGGAGCTTCCATAAGAATGGGGAAACCAAAGCAACTCCTTCCTTGGAAAAACACTACGTTATTGGGGCACGCAATTCAAACCGCCAAATCTTCAAATGCTATAAAGGTGGTAGTTGTTCTAGGGGCTCATGCGGACCTCATTAAATTAAATGTAAAAGAAGAGGTTGTTTTTGTTGAGAATACTTCATGGCAATCTGGTTTAGGAACGTCTGTTACCGTTGGGACAGAATGGTTGCTTCAAGCTGATATAGAATTTCAAGGAATTCTGATTATGTTGGCGGACCAGCCATTAATCGACCCAGAATACTTGAATAAGTTGATAGCTATCTCCGAACAAAATCCGGATAAAATTATCGCATCAGCCTATAAAAAACGGTCCGGAGTACCTGCAATTTTCCCTAAAACATATGCGGATGCTCTTTTAAAGTTAAATGAGGATTTTGGAGCGAAGCATCTGTTGGAACAAGAACAACGTAATGTAATCACAGTACCTGCTGCGCACCGTATAGTAGATATTGACACTCAGAACGATTATGAACAACTAAAAACCAGAAATGAAATTGAAAATTAA
- a CDS encoding XdhC family protein, whose product MTHELKNIVRAYKAGKEKKQKTVLATVVALEGSSYRRPGVRMLIREDGKRVGAVSGGCVEKEIVRQAQTVFIDDVPKMMIYDGRYRLGCEGILYILIEPFIPNPAFLDAFDEILKSRAQFEIRSSFTKEEGTYADLGSFFVIGEKNYGVRPNVILSTERILFNQQMNPCFKLIIIGAEHDAVQLCSFASLTGWEVTIVAAAAEEKNIKDFPGASLFLPEEPEMLSINSIDNQTAIVLMTHSYVRDLKYLLAIKKSQPVYLGLLGPAQRREKLLNEFMEHYPEVSGTFFDVVHGPAGLDIGAETAQEIALAILSEILSVTRNKEPIMLKNKQGRIHT is encoded by the coding sequence ATGACACATGAACTAAAGAACATAGTAAGAGCCTATAAGGCCGGAAAAGAAAAGAAGCAAAAGACCGTCCTCGCGACGGTCGTTGCTTTAGAGGGCTCTTCGTACCGTCGTCCGGGAGTCCGCATGCTTATCCGTGAGGATGGCAAAAGGGTAGGAGCTGTTAGTGGCGGTTGTGTAGAAAAAGAAATCGTTAGACAGGCGCAAACCGTTTTTATTGATGATGTGCCCAAAATGATGATTTATGATGGTAGATATCGATTGGGTTGTGAAGGTATTTTGTATATTTTGATAGAACCCTTTATTCCAAACCCGGCTTTTCTTGATGCTTTTGATGAGATATTAAAAAGTAGAGCGCAATTTGAGATTAGGTCTTCCTTTACCAAGGAGGAAGGAACATATGCAGACTTAGGTTCGTTTTTTGTCATTGGTGAAAAGAACTATGGAGTGCGACCTAATGTTATTTTAAGTACGGAAAGAATATTATTTAACCAGCAAATGAATCCTTGTTTTAAGTTGATAATAATAGGGGCAGAGCACGATGCCGTGCAGTTGTGTTCTTTTGCCTCTTTAACCGGTTGGGAAGTAACTATTGTAGCTGCAGCAGCAGAGGAAAAGAACATTAAAGATTTTCCGGGAGCAAGTCTTTTTCTGCCGGAAGAACCAGAAATGTTATCTATAAATTCAATAGACAATCAAACTGCAATCGTTTTAATGACACATAGTTATGTTCGTGACCTAAAGTATTTGTTAGCTATAAAAAAATCACAACCTGTGTATTTAGGTTTGTTGGGTCCTGCCCAGCGAAGAGAGAAATTATTGAATGAATTCATGGAACATTACCCCGAAGTTTCAGGTACTTTTTTTGATGTTGTTCATGGTCCTGCCGGTTTAGATATTGGTGCGGAAACTGCGCAGGAAATCGCATTGGCTATTCTTTCGGAAATACTTTCGGTAACAAGAAATAAGGAGCCTATAATGCTCAAAAATAAACAAGGAAGGATACACACCTAA